From one Pempheris klunzingeri isolate RE-2024b chromosome 5, fPemKlu1.hap1, whole genome shotgun sequence genomic stretch:
- the rassf7a gene encoding ras association domain-containing protein 7: MELKVWVDGVVRVVCGLSEETSCQDVVIALAQAIGQTGRYVLIQRLRDTERQLLATEKPLESLAKLGQHGSEVQFFLRRTGPSSSDGPSSKQDRTTPLPLPKHTEPEPSKRSQPKKALTFNLGPSTSPRSKAKQIKRSPRDSPEQRASPSPSPSPVSPHVPSPSPSPPIGPSKEEVFRKVLQQQDRLRAFEAQVEALERESHTWERAYPSPCPSPVSDARLQEEMDALELALRRNQAELAHEQYWEEELQAEMERERGMRRKLGELHAKLDDCGRRLHEFSVRSAQLEQEIQRESQAEGKANRPEESLDAVKAEIQSQENHGKELEEHLSETDMALGKAESLLQAKQEELEELNKELRQCNLQQFIQQTGVLPAHTHSRTELQEQLEQLELAHLLQDGYINGGHSLTQVESPPRPTAKQFLGHPRNLQNPLVSSLNPEVLTSRESSWR; the protein is encoded by the exons ATGGAGCTCAAAGTGTGGGTGGATGGAGTGGTGCGGGTTGTGTGCGGCCTGTCTGAGGAGACGTCCTGCCAGGACGTGGTCATTGCTCTCGCCCAGGCCATTG GTCAGACAGGCCGTTATGTTCTGATCCAGCGTCTCagggacacagagaggcagctgtTGGCCACAGAGAAGCCTCTGGAGTCTCTGGCTAAGTTAGGACAACATGGCAGTGAAGTGCAGTTCTTCCTGCGCCGTACAGGCCCTAGCAGCAGTGATGGACCCAGCTCAAAACAAGACAGGACAACTCCTCTCCCACTGCCCAAGCATACTGAGCCAGAACCTTCGAAACGCAGCCAGCCCAAGAAAGCGCTCACGTTTAACTTGGGGCCATCCACCTCTCCTAGATCCAAAGCCAAACAAATTAAGCGGTCTCCTCGGGACTCCCCAGAGCAAAGAgcttccccctccccctcccccagcCCAGTATCCCCTCATGTGCCATCCCCGTCTCCCTCACCACCCATCGGCCCTTCCAAAGAGGAGGTCTTTAGGAAGGTTCTTCAGCAACAGGATAGACTGAGGGCTTTCGAGGCCCAGGTAGAAGCTCTAGAGAGGGAGTCGCATACCTGGGAGCGTGCCTACCCCTCTCCGTGTCCTTCACCAGTCTCTGACGCTCGCTTGCAAGAAGAGATGGACGCTCTGGAGCTAGCGTTGCGGAGGAACCAGGCCGAGCTTGCCCACGAGCAGTACTGGGAGGAGGAGCTtcaggcagagatggagagggagcgAGGAATGAGGAGGAAGCTGGGGGAGCTCCATGCCAAGCTGGACGACTGTGGACGGCGGCTGCACGAGTTCTCTGTTCGCTCTGCTCAGCTGGAGCAAGAGATCCAGCGGGAAAGCCAGGCGGAAGGGAAAGCCAACAGACCCGAGGAGTCTCTCGACGCCGTGAAGGCAGAGATACAGAGCCAGGAGAATCACGggaaagagctggaggagcatCTATCTGAGACTGACATGGCTCTGGGAAAGGCAGAGTCTCTGCTGCAG GCCAAACAGGAGGAGCTTGAGGAGTTGAATAAGGAGCTGAGACAGTGTAACCTGCAGCAGTTTATCCAACAGACGGGTGTCCTGCCTGCGCACACCCACTCACGCACAGAGCTTCAGGAGCAACTGGAGCAGTTAGAACTGGCACATCTTCTGCAGGATGGATACATTAACGGAG GGCACAGTTTAACCCAAGTGGAATCACCGCCTCGCCCCACTGCCAAACAGTTCCTGGGACATCCACGCAACCTGCAAAACCCTCTAGTGTCCAGTCTCAACCCcgagg TCCTGACATCCCGAGAGTCGTCATGGAGATAA